Proteins from a single region of Streptomyces spectabilis:
- a CDS encoding non-ribosomal peptide synthetase produces the protein MSTPNNGTSLDLIRKIKSLPANKQRALIAMLRKQGVDLSALEAIGPRPHAEGEPVQLSFAQQRLWFLAQLDGTSAYYNIPMAMRLSGPLDRPALLRALEAIVQRHEALRTRFVERDGVPYQEIGDGRDFTVGEEELTDPAELPSICEREAVAPFDLARDSLIRVRLLRESERAHVLLVTMHHSVSDGWSLGVFFREMVALYEAFHAGEPSPLAPLPLQYADYAHWQRQWLVDEVQDRQLGYWTRQLDGVDPRLPLPADRTRPAVKTYEGAHERFHLPAELLRQLKALADRHDVTLYMTLLSVYALLLHRYSEQTDIAIGTPVANRQRIESEGLIGFFANTLVMRADLSGDPSFTDLLGRVKDVALQAFSHQDVPFEAVVDALQLERSLSHSPLFQVAFVLQEAHTDREVRLGDLDVSLIEFDFDITKFDATLDLRETPDGLIGAFEYNTGLFDRETVRRFVRHYTALLHAVVAAPQERLSRLSTLDAEERRQVLAEWNETPAAEPVERCLHSWFERVAAARPDVVAVEFGNCRLSYGELNARANRLARHLRTLGVGPDVLVALCLPRSEHLVVAVLAVLKAGGAYVPLDPASPADRLAHVLDDSAPQVLVIDGALPEGLAVPSVPVVDVRADADQWAALSADDVTGTGVGPAHAAYVIYTSGSTGVPKGVVVEHRNVVRLFTSTDDWFRFGERDVWALFHSFAFDFSVWEIWGALLHGGRLVVVPQAVTRSPEDFYRLLCEAGVTVLNQTPSAFRQLIAAQGEDPEPHAVRVVVFGGEALEVASLKPWLRRPVNQGTQLVNMYGITETTVHVTYRLITEADADRTVSPIGERIPDLRTYVLDGHGQPVPVGVVGELYVGGAGVARGYLNRPELTAERFLDDPFREEPGARRYRSGDLARWLPDGSLEYLGRNDDQVKIRGFRIELGEIEARLAEHPAVQDARVIAREDTPGDRQLVAYTVLRPGADEPDHRAELARHLRRTLPDYMVPGAFVTLDRLPITGNGKLDRKALPAPGIEAFAQRAYTAPATATERTLAAAWAELLGFDEDRISAHDNFFALGGHSLLITVLIARLKERGLDVAVRSVFSSPTLADLAADIDRAGPAATGYAVPAPAVPEGCERLTPEMLPLVRLDQAAIDAVTARVPGGAPNVQDVYPLVPSQEGILFHHLMDPANDPYVIPILLTAPDRGTCDAFAAALQAVVDRHDVMRTAVVTEGLGEPVQVVLRDVRLDVERRTLDAADSAAAEEQARAWLADPGTLTLDRAPLLRLAVAADPHSTRHFLLLRVHHLIEDATSLRLILEELAAHMAGRVDELPPAPAYRDFVGHTLHQLAAGGAEAYFRRELGDVTEPTTPFQLVDVHGDGSRVRDLRRSLPPGLTSRLREQAQRLRISPAALFHAAWALVTAATGGRDDVVFGTVLSGRLQGVPGVERMLGNFINTLPLRVRLADRSVKDLVSAVDASLKELIAYEQSALTLAQRSSGLDGDATLFSSMINFRYFEPRQGDLGPATLEDLGIRWLGSLDRTNYPVGVSVDDTGTELSLNAQVDAALSPDAVLGYVEAAVSGLVDALAADDGTSTRALDIDVLPAAERHRMLTEWNDTDKPYPDDHCLFELFEEHARRRPDAIAVEHGEQRLTYAETNARANRVAHWLREQGVGPDTLVGLCARRSPELVTGLLGILKAGGAYVPIDPDYPQERIRTLVTNSGVGIVLSQSHLPPEPLDGADGGERPLVVHLDTGERAGDGTQLLADRPEHDLTRAELGLTPEHLAYAIFTSGSTGVPKGVLVEQRGVVRLVRNPDYFPTDPDTVVLHHSSISFDVGSQEVLGPLLCGGRLVLHDGDSKDVGALLDRAERSGVTMMALSAAFLPAFAEAAQGRRLPLTYLGVGGEAFSAKDVRRLYAAHPGLTVVNAYGPTENSIASTCHVIPRDIAEDAVIPIGRPIAQSTAYVLDAQLRPVPLGVVGELCVGGAGVGRGYLGNPELTKERFVADPFATKPGARLYRTGDLVRRLPDGTLEFVGRVDDQVKVRGFRVELGEIENALHSHPAVRGAVVTTRASGETKKLVAYVRPTTDWLDTTAREQNADRLEQWQDLFEDQYGTDADEQPGTAATGTAGDDLNLVGWNCSYTGDAIPEHEMREWIDGTVRRIEELRPRRLLEVGCGTGLLLFRYAGACEAVHAVDISASALAGVRRGAERRGWSHVTLAQGDARSVTLPEGADGTEKFDTVVINSVAQYFPNRLYLEEVIERLLPLVADGGRILVGDVRNLDLFSAHVTAVERSRLSARTSVAALARQVQRRRQQETELLVSPSYFAGLPERFADIGSADIAVKRGTGGNEMLSYRYDVVLTKGPAPAPEGDLPWLTATTPDELRALLADGTRPRFGVTGLDNPRVADDVRVGESLRGTTAQQHVEPLGASRLTDAAAQRVRDLEDVLAHAEKLGYQVAATWSQDRLDGLDLLLAKGERPTARARAAYGATHLANVPQIATTGQALTRTLKDHLAGRIPEYMVPSVFVALEELPLTPNGKVDKRALPAPDETDVHKEVYVAPRTATERALCRLVQDVLDLDRVGLQDGFFDLGGHSLLATRLTIRVKQETGKELPLQSILAGATLGELAAELDASQGRTADDTVPLVPVTGPGEESPLSCQQSELWFLNPREHLGSSYDNVQMAYRVIGPLDRQAYARAFEGLVARHAVLRTSYLRRGDTYVQRVNDTTGFTVAFEDVGGDGAVAEFLRAERPRPFAPEDRHMLRVHILTLTPYEHVAVVTRPWGIFDGWSTGVFIAELNALYQALSRGDEPSLPELPVQYTDFAHWQRRAFDAESRARQEAYWRTQLAGLPPRTALRTDYRRPDAKSYQGSSVEVNVPAAVLDQLKQVSKERGGTLYMTLLSAFATLLGAHTDDRELAIGSPVTNRPRPELERLVGYFINVLVMRLDVRPEQAFDDLLAQAQRVTAAAHEHKDVPFADLVTALVPDPDPAHSPLFQAMFNLVPAAEAPPRDPGALGFVPLPTDSGTAKFDLNLVVRETPDGLRGYLEYSTDLYARSTARAMAATYERLLLKIVTQPGASLARLRDAAADGGAG, from the coding sequence ATGAGCACCCCGAACAACGGCACCTCCCTCGACCTGATCCGGAAGATCAAGTCGCTGCCCGCCAACAAGCAGCGCGCCCTCATCGCGATGCTGCGGAAGCAGGGCGTCGACCTGTCCGCCCTGGAGGCGATCGGGCCCCGCCCGCACGCCGAGGGCGAGCCGGTCCAACTGTCCTTCGCCCAGCAGCGCCTGTGGTTCCTGGCGCAGCTGGACGGCACCAGCGCGTACTACAACATCCCCATGGCGATGCGGCTGAGCGGCCCGCTCGACCGGCCCGCCCTGCTGCGCGCCCTGGAGGCGATCGTCCAGCGCCACGAGGCGCTGCGCACCCGCTTCGTCGAGCGCGACGGCGTGCCGTACCAGGAGATCGGCGACGGCCGTGACTTCACGGTCGGCGAGGAGGAGCTGACCGACCCCGCCGAGCTGCCGTCGATCTGCGAGCGGGAGGCCGTGGCGCCCTTCGACCTGGCCCGCGACTCGCTGATCCGCGTCCGCCTGCTCCGCGAGTCCGAGCGCGCGCACGTCCTGCTCGTGACCATGCACCACAGCGTCTCCGACGGCTGGTCGCTCGGCGTGTTCTTCCGCGAGATGGTCGCGCTGTACGAGGCGTTCCACGCGGGCGAGCCCTCGCCGCTCGCCCCGCTGCCCCTCCAGTACGCCGACTACGCGCACTGGCAGCGCCAGTGGCTCGTCGACGAGGTGCAGGACCGCCAGCTCGGCTACTGGACCCGCCAGCTCGACGGCGTCGACCCGCGCCTGCCCCTGCCGGCCGACCGCACCCGCCCGGCGGTCAAGACGTACGAGGGCGCGCACGAGCGCTTCCACCTGCCCGCGGAGCTGCTGCGACAGCTGAAGGCCCTCGCGGATCGGCACGACGTCACGCTCTACATGACGCTGCTCTCCGTCTACGCCCTCCTGCTGCACCGCTACAGCGAGCAGACCGACATCGCGATCGGCACCCCCGTCGCGAACCGCCAGCGCATCGAGTCCGAGGGGCTCATCGGCTTCTTCGCCAACACCCTGGTGATGCGCGCCGACCTGTCGGGCGACCCGTCCTTCACCGACCTGCTCGGCCGCGTCAAGGACGTGGCGCTGCAGGCCTTCAGCCACCAGGACGTGCCCTTCGAAGCGGTCGTCGACGCCCTGCAACTGGAGCGCAGCCTCAGCCACTCGCCGCTGTTCCAGGTCGCGTTCGTCCTCCAGGAGGCGCACACCGACCGCGAGGTGCGCCTCGGGGACCTCGACGTCTCCCTCATCGAGTTCGACTTCGACATCACCAAGTTCGACGCGACGCTCGACCTGCGGGAGACCCCCGACGGGCTGATCGGCGCCTTCGAGTACAACACCGGCCTCTTCGACCGGGAGACGGTCCGGCGGTTCGTCCGCCACTACACCGCGCTGCTCCACGCCGTCGTCGCCGCACCGCAGGAACGGCTGTCCCGGCTCAGCACCCTCGACGCCGAGGAGCGCCGCCAGGTGCTCGCCGAGTGGAACGAGACGCCCGCCGCGGAGCCGGTGGAGCGGTGTCTGCACTCCTGGTTCGAGCGGGTCGCGGCCGCGCGGCCGGACGTGGTGGCGGTGGAGTTCGGGAACTGCCGTCTGTCGTATGGGGAGTTGAACGCGCGGGCGAATCGTCTGGCGCGTCATCTGCGCACGCTGGGCGTGGGCCCGGACGTGCTCGTGGCGCTCTGCCTGCCGCGCAGCGAACACCTGGTCGTGGCCGTCCTCGCCGTCCTGAAGGCGGGCGGCGCCTATGTGCCCCTTGACCCGGCGTCCCCCGCCGACCGCCTCGCGCACGTGCTCGACGACAGCGCGCCCCAGGTGCTCGTGATCGACGGGGCGCTGCCCGAGGGCCTCGCCGTCCCGTCGGTCCCGGTCGTGGACGTGCGCGCGGACGCCGACCAGTGGGCCGCCCTCTCGGCCGACGACGTCACCGGCACGGGCGTCGGCCCCGCGCACGCCGCCTATGTGATCTACACGTCGGGTTCGACGGGTGTGCCCAAGGGTGTGGTTGTCGAGCACCGGAATGTGGTGCGGCTGTTCACGTCGACAGACGACTGGTTCCGCTTCGGTGAGCGGGATGTGTGGGCGTTGTTCCACTCCTTCGCGTTCGACTTCTCGGTGTGGGAGATCTGGGGTGCGCTCCTGCACGGTGGTCGTCTGGTGGTGGTGCCGCAGGCGGTGACGCGCAGTCCGGAGGACTTCTACCGGCTGTTGTGCGAGGCGGGGGTGACGGTTCTCAACCAGACCCCGAGTGCCTTCCGGCAGCTGATCGCCGCGCAGGGTGAGGACCCGGAGCCGCACGCGGTGCGCGTGGTGGTCTTCGGCGGTGAGGCCCTGGAGGTCGCCTCGCTCAAGCCCTGGCTGCGCCGCCCGGTGAACCAGGGCACACAGCTGGTGAACATGTACGGCATCACCGAGACCACCGTGCACGTGACGTACCGGCTGATCACCGAGGCCGACGCGGACCGCACCGTGAGCCCCATCGGCGAGCGCATCCCCGACCTGCGGACCTACGTCCTCGACGGACACGGCCAGCCGGTACCGGTGGGTGTCGTGGGGGAGCTGTACGTCGGTGGCGCGGGTGTGGCCCGCGGCTATCTCAACCGGCCTGAGCTGACGGCGGAGCGGTTCCTTGACGATCCGTTCCGAGAGGAGCCGGGCGCCCGGAGGTACCGCTCGGGCGATCTGGCGCGCTGGCTGCCCGACGGCTCTCTGGAGTACCTGGGGCGCAACGACGACCAGGTGAAGATCCGCGGCTTCCGCATCGAGCTGGGTGAGATCGAGGCCCGCCTCGCCGAACACCCCGCCGTCCAGGACGCCCGCGTCATCGCCCGCGAGGACACCCCCGGTGACCGGCAGCTCGTCGCCTACACCGTCCTGCGCCCCGGCGCCGACGAGCCGGACCACCGCGCCGAACTCGCCCGCCACCTGCGCCGGACCCTGCCCGACTACATGGTCCCCGGCGCCTTCGTGACCCTGGACCGGCTGCCCATCACCGGCAACGGCAAGCTCGACCGCAAGGCCCTGCCCGCACCCGGCATCGAGGCCTTCGCGCAGCGCGCGTACACGGCGCCCGCCACCGCCACCGAGCGGACCCTCGCCGCGGCCTGGGCCGAACTCCTCGGCTTCGACGAGGACCGCATCAGCGCGCACGACAACTTCTTCGCGCTCGGCGGCCACTCCCTGCTCATCACCGTCCTCATCGCCCGCCTCAAGGAGCGCGGCCTCGACGTCGCCGTCCGCAGCGTCTTCAGCAGCCCCACGCTCGCCGACCTCGCCGCCGACATCGACCGCGCGGGACCGGCCGCCACCGGCTACGCCGTGCCCGCCCCGGCCGTCCCGGAGGGCTGCGAGCGGCTCACCCCCGAGATGCTGCCGCTGGTCCGTCTCGACCAGGCCGCGATCGACGCCGTCACCGCCCGCGTGCCCGGCGGCGCCCCCAACGTGCAGGACGTCTACCCGCTCGTGCCGTCGCAGGAGGGGATCCTCTTCCATCACCTGATGGACCCCGCCAACGACCCGTACGTCATCCCCATCCTGCTCACCGCCCCCGACCGGGGGACGTGCGACGCCTTCGCGGCGGCCCTCCAGGCCGTGGTGGACCGGCACGACGTGATGCGCACGGCCGTCGTCACCGAAGGCCTCGGCGAACCCGTGCAGGTGGTGCTGCGCGACGTCCGCCTCGACGTGGAGCGGCGCACGCTCGACGCCGCCGACTCCGCCGCCGCCGAGGAGCAGGCCCGCGCCTGGCTCGCGGACCCGGGGACCCTCACCCTGGACCGGGCGCCGCTGCTGCGCCTGGCCGTCGCCGCCGACCCGCACTCCACGCGGCACTTCCTGCTCCTGCGCGTCCACCACCTGATCGAGGACGCGACCTCGCTGCGGCTCATCCTCGAAGAGCTGGCCGCGCACATGGCGGGCCGCGTCGACGAGCTGCCCCCGGCCCCGGCCTACCGCGACTTCGTCGGCCACACCCTGCACCAGCTCGCCGCGGGCGGCGCAGAGGCGTACTTCCGCCGCGAGCTGGGCGACGTCACCGAGCCCACCACGCCCTTCCAGCTCGTCGACGTGCACGGCGACGGCAGCCGCGTGCGCGACCTGCGCCGCTCCCTGCCGCCCGGCCTCACGAGCCGCCTGCGCGAGCAGGCCCAGCGCCTGCGGATCAGCCCCGCCGCGCTCTTCCACGCCGCCTGGGCCCTGGTCACGGCGGCCACCGGCGGGCGCGACGACGTGGTGTTCGGCACCGTCCTCTCCGGCCGCCTCCAGGGCGTGCCCGGCGTCGAGCGGATGCTCGGCAACTTCATCAACACCCTGCCCCTGCGGGTGCGCCTCGCGGACCGCAGCGTCAAGGACCTGGTGTCCGCCGTGGACGCCTCCCTCAAGGAACTGATCGCCTACGAGCAGAGCGCCCTGACCCTGGCCCAGCGCTCCAGCGGCCTGGACGGCGACGCCACCCTGTTCAGCTCGATGATCAACTTCCGGTACTTCGAGCCGCGCCAGGGCGACCTGGGCCCGGCGACCCTGGAGGACCTCGGCATTCGCTGGCTGGGCTCCCTGGACCGCACCAACTACCCGGTGGGCGTGTCCGTCGACGACACCGGCACCGAACTGTCCCTCAACGCCCAGGTCGACGCCGCGCTCTCGCCGGACGCCGTCCTCGGCTATGTGGAGGCGGCGGTGTCCGGCCTCGTCGACGCCCTGGCCGCCGACGACGGCACCAGCACGCGGGCGCTCGACATCGACGTCCTCCCGGCCGCCGAACGCCACCGCATGCTGACCGAGTGGAACGACACGGACAAGCCCTACCCGGACGACCACTGCCTCTTCGAGCTCTTCGAGGAGCACGCCCGCCGGCGCCCCGACGCCATCGCCGTCGAGCACGGCGAGCAGCGGCTGACGTACGCCGAGACCAACGCGCGCGCCAACCGCGTCGCGCACTGGCTGCGCGAGCAGGGAGTCGGCCCCGACACCCTGGTCGGTCTGTGCGCCCGCCGCTCCCCGGAGCTGGTGACCGGTCTGCTCGGCATCCTCAAGGCGGGCGGCGCGTACGTCCCCATCGACCCGGACTACCCCCAGGAGCGCATCCGCACCCTGGTCACCAACTCCGGCGTCGGCATCGTGCTGAGCCAGTCCCACCTGCCGCCCGAGCCGCTGGACGGCGCGGACGGGGGCGAGCGCCCCCTGGTCGTGCACCTGGACACCGGCGAACGCGCCGGGGACGGCACGCAGTTGCTCGCCGACCGCCCGGAGCACGACCTGACGCGCGCCGAACTCGGCCTCACCCCCGAGCACCTGGCCTACGCCATCTTCACGTCGGGCTCCACCGGCGTCCCCAAGGGCGTCCTCGTGGAACAGCGCGGCGTCGTCCGCCTGGTGCGCAACCCGGACTACTTCCCGACGGACCCCGACACCGTCGTGCTCCACCACTCCTCGATCTCGTTCGACGTCGGCTCCCAGGAGGTGCTCGGCCCGCTGCTGTGCGGCGGACGGCTCGTCCTGCACGACGGCGACTCCAAGGACGTGGGCGCGCTCCTGGACCGCGCCGAGCGCTCCGGCGTCACGATGATGGCCCTGTCCGCGGCCTTCCTGCCCGCGTTCGCCGAGGCCGCGCAGGGGCGGCGCCTTCCGCTGACCTACCTGGGCGTCGGCGGCGAGGCCTTCTCCGCCAAGGACGTGCGCCGCCTGTACGCGGCCCACCCCGGCCTGACCGTCGTCAACGCCTACGGCCCGACCGAGAACAGCATCGCCTCGACCTGCCACGTGATCCCCCGGGACATCGCGGAGGACGCGGTCATCCCCATCGGCAGGCCCATCGCCCAGTCCACCGCGTACGTGCTCGACGCGCAGCTGCGGCCCGTGCCGCTCGGCGTCGTCGGCGAGCTGTGCGTGGGCGGCGCGGGCGTCGGCCGCGGCTACCTCGGCAACCCCGAGCTGACGAAGGAGCGGTTCGTCGCCGACCCCTTCGCCACGAAGCCCGGCGCCCGCCTGTACCGCACCGGCGACCTGGTGCGCCGACTGCCCGACGGCACCCTGGAGTTCGTCGGCCGCGTCGACGACCAGGTGAAGGTCCGCGGCTTCCGCGTCGAACTCGGCGAGATCGAGAACGCGCTGCACTCCCACCCGGCCGTGCGCGGCGCCGTCGTCACCACCCGGGCCAGCGGCGAGACGAAGAAGCTCGTCGCCTACGTACGGCCCACGACCGACTGGCTGGACACGACCGCGCGGGAGCAGAACGCCGACCGCCTGGAGCAGTGGCAGGACCTCTTCGAGGACCAGTACGGCACCGACGCGGACGAGCAGCCGGGCACGGCCGCGACCGGCACCGCCGGGGACGACCTCAACCTGGTGGGCTGGAACTGCAGCTACACCGGGGACGCCATCCCCGAGCACGAGATGCGCGAGTGGATCGACGGCACCGTCCGCCGCATCGAGGAGCTGCGGCCCCGCAGGCTCCTGGAGGTCGGCTGCGGAACGGGTCTGCTGCTCTTCCGCTACGCGGGGGCCTGCGAGGCCGTGCACGCCGTCGACATCTCCGCGTCGGCCCTCGCCGGAGTGCGGCGCGGCGCCGAACGGCGCGGCTGGTCCCACGTCACCCTCGCCCAGGGCGACGCCCGCTCCGTGACGCTGCCCGAAGGCGCCGACGGTACGGAGAAGTTCGACACCGTCGTCATCAACTCCGTGGCCCAGTACTTCCCGAACCGGCTCTATCTGGAAGAGGTCATCGAGCGGCTGCTGCCGCTCGTCGCCGACGGCGGCCGGATCCTCGTCGGCGACGTGAGGAACCTCGACCTGTTCTCCGCGCACGTCACCGCCGTCGAGCGCAGCCGCCTGTCCGCCCGCACCTCCGTCGCCGCCCTGGCCCGCCAGGTGCAGCGCCGCCGCCAGCAGGAGACCGAACTCCTCGTCAGCCCGAGCTACTTCGCCGGATTGCCCGAGCGGTTCGCGGACATCGGCTCCGCCGACATCGCCGTCAAGCGCGGCACCGGCGGCAACGAAATGCTCAGTTACCGCTACGACGTGGTCCTCACCAAGGGCCCGGCCCCCGCCCCCGAGGGCGACCTGCCGTGGCTGACCGCCACCACGCCCGACGAACTGCGCGCCCTGCTCGCCGACGGCACCCGGCCGCGGTTCGGCGTCACGGGCCTGGACAACCCGCGCGTCGCCGACGACGTCCGGGTCGGCGAGAGCCTGCGCGGCACCACCGCCCAGCAGCACGTCGAGCCCCTGGGCGCGAGCCGCCTCACGGACGCCGCCGCCCAGCGGGTGCGCGATCTGGAGGACGTCCTGGCGCACGCCGAGAAGCTCGGCTACCAGGTCGCCGCGACCTGGTCCCAGGACCGCCTCGACGGCCTCGATCTGCTCCTCGCCAAGGGGGAGCGGCCGACCGCCCGCGCCCGCGCCGCGTACGGCGCGACCCACCTGGCGAACGTGCCGCAGATCGCCACCACCGGGCAGGCCCTGACCCGCACCCTGAAGGACCACCTGGCGGGCCGGATCCCCGAGTACATGGTCCCCAGCGTCTTCGTGGCCCTCGAAGAGCTGCCGCTCACCCCCAACGGCAAGGTCGACAAGCGGGCCCTGCCCGCGCCCGACGAGACCGACGTGCACAAGGAGGTCTACGTGGCGCCGCGCACGGCGACCGAGCGCGCGCTGTGCCGTCTCGTCCAGGACGTCCTGGACCTCGACCGCGTCGGGCTCCAGGACGGCTTCTTCGACCTCGGCGGGCACTCCCTGCTCGCCACCCGGCTCACCATCCGCGTCAAGCAGGAGACCGGCAAGGAGCTGCCGCTCCAGTCGATCCTCGCCGGCGCGACCCTCGGTGAACTGGCCGCCGAACTCGACGCGTCCCAGGGCCGCACGGCCGACGACACCGTCCCGCTCGTGCCCGTCACCGGGCCCGGCGAGGAGAGCCCGCTCTCCTGCCAGCAGAGCGAGCTGTGGTTCCTCAACCCGCGCGAGCACCTCGGCTCGTCGTACGACAACGTGCAGATGGCCTACCGCGTCATCGGCCCGCTCGACCGACAGGCCTACGCGCGCGCCTTCGAAGGGCTCGTGGCCCGGCACGCCGTGCTGCGCACCAGCTACCTGCGGCGCGGCGACACCTACGTACAGCGCGTGAACGACACCACCGGCTTCACCGTCGCCTTCGAGGACGTCGGCGGTGACGGCGCGGTCGCCGAGTTCCTCCGCGCCGAGCGGCCGCGGCCGTTCGCGCCCGAGGACCGGCACATGCTGCGCGTCCACATCCTGACCCTCACGCCGTACGAGCACGTCGCCGTGGTGACCCGGCCCTGGGGCATCTTCGACGGCTGGTCGACCGGCGTGTTCATCGCCGAACTCAACGCCCTGTACCAGGCGCTGAGCCGCGGCGACGAGCCGTCGCTGCCCGAACTCCCCGTCCAGTACACGGACTTCGCGCACTGGCAGCGCCGGGCCTTCGACGCCGAAAGCCGCGCCCGACAGGAGGCCTACTGGCGCACCCAGCTCGCGGGCCTGCCGCCGCGCACCGCGCTGCGCACCGACTACCGGCGGCCCGATGCGAAGTCGTACCAGGGCTCATCGGTCGAGGTGAACGTGCCCGCCGCGGTGCTCGACCAGCTCAAGCAGGTCAGCAAGGAGCGCGGCGGCACGCTCTACATGACGCTCCTCTCCGCGTTCGCGACGCTGCTCGGCGCCCACACCGACGACCGGGAGCTGGCCATCGGCTCGCCGGTGACCAACCGGCCGCGCCCTGAGCTGGAGCGCCTCGTCGGGTACTTCATCAACGTCCTGGTCATGCGCCTGGACGTGCGGCCGGAGCAGGCCTTCGACGACCTCCTCGCGCAGGCCCAGCGGGTCACCGCCGCCGCCCACGAGCACAAGGACGTCCCGTTCGCCGACCTCGTGACGGCCCTGGTGCCCGATCCCGACCCGGCGCACTCGCCGCTGTTCCAGGCCATGTTCAACCTGGTGCCCGCCGCCGAGGCCCCGCCGCGGGACCCCGGCGCCCTCGGCTTCGTGCCCCTGCCCACCGACAGCGGCACCGCGAAGTTCGACCTCAACCTCGTCGTCCGCGAGACCCCCGACGGCCTGCGCGGCTACCTGGAGTACAGCACCGACCTCTACGCCAGGAGCACGGCCCGGGCCATGGCCGCCACCTATGAGAGGTTGCTGCTCAAGATCGTCACACAGCCCGGCGCGAGCCTCGCGCGGCTGCGCGACGCGGCGGCGGACGGCGGTGCCGGATGA